One segment of Colius striatus isolate bColStr4 chromosome 23, bColStr4.1.hap1, whole genome shotgun sequence DNA contains the following:
- the RBM7 gene encoding RNA-binding protein 7 has translation MGAAAAEADRTLFVGNLDPKVTEELIFELFHQAGPVIKVKIPKDRDGRAKHFAFVNFKHEESVPYGLSLLNGIKLYGRPINIQFRSGSSHASQDGHPSCSPHGAAGPSVPGVPYPAANCSRYERSPDSVVAAGFPSGPRALPPADSLQRPAASSALRQPPPPFGAKYEPPGFAAAGHPLAPHAAFHPPALRKGRLGAHPYHADGRHLGREQRFGPDYGRGRDEPAYDDRHRDGWSHDYRREGYREAKWHPPRH, from the exons ATGGGGGCGGCGGCTGCCGAAGCCGACCGGACCCTCTTCGTGGGGAACCTGGACCCCAAAGTCACCGAGGAGCTCATCTTCGAGCTGTTCCACCAG GCGGGGCCGGTGATCAAGGTGAAAATCCCCAAGGACCGCGACGGCAGAGCCAAGCACTTCGCCTTCGTCAACTTCAAACACGAGGAATCGGTGCCGTACGGGCTGAGCCTGCTGAACGGCATCAAGCTGTACGGGAGGCCCATCAACATCCAGTTCCGATCAG GGAGCAGCCATGCCTCTCAGGACGGGCACCCATCCTGCTCCCCGCACGGAGCGGCCGGCCCCAGCGTGCCTGGCGTGCCATATCCCGCAGCCAACTGCAGCAG GTACGAGAGGAGTCCTGACAGCGTGGTAGCAGCAGGGTTCCCGTCGGGGCCGCGGGCCCTGCCGCCGGCCGACAGCCTCCAGCGCCCAGCG GCCAGCAGCGCCCTGCGGCAGCCGCCACCTCCCTTCGGGGCCAAGTACGAGCCGCCCGGCTTCGCCGCGGCCGGGCACCCGCTCGCCCCGCACGCCGCCTTCCACCCGCCAGCGCTGCGCAAGGGCCGGCTGGGCGCACACCCCTACCACGCCGACGGCCGGCACCTCGGCCGCGAGCAGCGCTTCGGCCCGGACTACGGCAGGGGCAGGGACGAACCCGCCTACGACGACAGGCACCGTGACGGCTGGAGCCATGACTACCGGAGGGAGGGCTACAGAGAGGCCAAGTGGCACCCGCCGCGGCACTGA